A region from the Candidatus Limnocylindrales bacterium genome encodes:
- a CDS encoding magnesium transporter CorA family protein: protein MIRAAISRSAGAPALPVPFAEAAAAAIAAEDASQVVWVDASACSTEEFALLEKSFGLHPLTVEDLRHRNQRAKLEEFPGYLFLVVHWFRTIEATIKPDEVHCVLGRNWLVTVCDREGVEPIEQAWAGFLRGRVRQPAGADGELYRVLDHLVDSHVPVLTRFEDRLERLSEAVTSNGNHGEIERIVSVRRALVRFRRALAPQRDVLTSLARREHALVNERTLLYFRDVSDHLQREYETIESLRELAQSVMEVELAVSERRQSQVVQRLTVISTIFLPLNFVTGFFGMNFTHMPFDDDRFLLGAMISMVTLPTALVLLFQRRRWI, encoded by the coding sequence ATGATACGCGCGGCCATCTCGCGCAGCGCCGGCGCGCCGGCGCTGCCGGTTCCCTTCGCGGAAGCCGCCGCGGCGGCCATCGCAGCCGAAGATGCGTCGCAGGTGGTGTGGGTGGACGCGAGCGCGTGCAGCACGGAAGAGTTCGCGCTGCTCGAGAAGAGCTTCGGGCTGCATCCGCTGACGGTCGAGGACCTGCGCCACCGCAACCAGCGAGCCAAGCTCGAGGAGTTTCCCGGCTACCTGTTCCTGGTCGTGCACTGGTTCCGCACCATCGAAGCGACGATCAAGCCGGACGAGGTGCACTGCGTGCTCGGCCGCAACTGGCTCGTCACCGTATGCGACCGCGAGGGCGTCGAGCCGATCGAGCAGGCCTGGGCAGGCTTCCTGCGCGGCCGCGTGCGCCAGCCCGCCGGCGCCGACGGCGAGCTGTATCGCGTGCTCGACCATCTGGTGGACTCGCACGTGCCGGTGCTGACCAGGTTCGAGGACCGCCTCGAGCGCCTCAGCGAAGCGGTGACGAGCAACGGCAACCACGGAGAGATCGAGCGCATCGTCAGCGTGCGCCGCGCGCTCGTGCGCTTTCGCCGTGCGCTGGCGCCGCAGCGCGACGTGCTGACGTCTCTGGCCAGGCGCGAGCACGCGCTGGTCAACGAGCGCACGCTGCTGTACTTCCGGGATGTCTCCGATCACCTGCAGCGCGAATACGAGACCATCGAATCGCTGCGCGAGCTGGCGCAGAGCGTGATGGAGGTGGAGCTGGCGGTCAGCGAGCGCAGGCAGAGCCAGGTCGTCCAGCGGCTGACGGTGATCTCGACGATCTTCCTGCCCCTGAACTTCGTCACCGGCTTCTTCGGCATGAACTTCACGCACATGCCCTTCGACGACGACCGCTTCCTCCTCGGCGCCATGATCTCGATGGTCACGCTGCCGACGGCGCTCGTCCTCCTGTTTCAGCGCCGCCGCTGGATCTGA